A stretch of Nitrospirota bacterium DNA encodes these proteins:
- a CDS encoding transglutaminase-like domain-containing protein: protein LPHRTPKPQERKPRLKKEEFAEFQPQIRLAYNGDPANLMLAQANPDVPTPADLAETIEVQFTPEIQALAIELEHNPVKIYNWVRNSIDFVPTYGSIQGAHMCLLTKQCNDMDTASLLIALLRASGIAARYVMGTIEVPMAQVMNWVGGFTDERAALDFIASAGTPVSMGSFSGGKVSTVFLEHVWVEAYVDFIPSRGARHQQGDTWIPLDASFKQYTYQQGVNLQTAMLFDAQAFIDQITATATVNEAESSATNIDATAIQAALRTLRDQLTTHVTDTMPNATVGDVIGGRHLVVQALPRLPATLPYRVATQGATRADLPGATRHLITMEVSGGPLSIGPSLSYAIALPSMAGRRVTLSYAPATSTDQEVIAALFPAPHADGSPILPEELPAAFPAYLINLTPELRVNGVVVATGEAIRMGTSHDLTIMFADPAGGGISRVAHAVTAGDYLAVVLNAGGVSIKALTDQQARLEALKAKIEAQDVAGIAKDDLIGDLLNSVIVTYFYETDVLDKLTAQIMRAVHLRLPSEGAFILSLKTNFLFGVPKSVSPAGMTMDVPRLFYTVKARDGNPSTTWQFGLVAGPMASALEHSVPEQVLSTSSAPVEAISAVKALSVANSQGIPIYTITPLNAASVLPNLAIPAPFLNDIKDAVNAGNVVTVSKTMVVFIDCCISNTILSAKKGATRSA, encoded by the coding sequence AAGCGAACCCCGACGTACCCACACCCGCTGACTTGGCCGAAACGATCGAGGTACAATTCACGCCCGAGATTCAGGCCCTGGCCATCGAGTTGGAGCATAACCCGGTGAAAATTTACAACTGGGTGCGAAATAGCATCGACTTTGTGCCGACGTACGGCAGTATCCAAGGTGCGCACATGTGCCTGCTGACCAAGCAGTGCAACGACATGGACACGGCGTCGCTGCTGATTGCGCTGCTGCGGGCCTCGGGCATTGCGGCCCGCTATGTGATGGGCACGATCGAAGTCCCCATGGCCCAGGTGATGAACTGGGTGGGCGGATTTACCGATGAACGGGCGGCGCTGGACTTCATCGCGAGCGCGGGGACCCCGGTGTCGATGGGGAGTTTCTCGGGAGGAAAAGTGTCCACGGTGTTCCTCGAACACGTGTGGGTCGAGGCGTATGTGGACTTTATCCCGTCCCGGGGGGCTCGGCATCAGCAGGGCGATACCTGGATTCCGTTGGATGCTAGCTTCAAACAATACACGTACCAGCAGGGGGTAAACCTTCAAACCGCGATGTTGTTTGATGCCCAGGCGTTCATTGACCAGATTACGGCAACGGCCACCGTCAACGAAGCCGAGTCGTCCGCCACCAATATCGACGCCACGGCGATTCAAGCCGCGCTGCGTACCCTCCGCGATCAGCTCACGACACACGTCACCGACACCATGCCGAACGCCACGGTCGGCGACGTAATTGGAGGTAGACACTTGGTCGTCCAGGCTCTCCCGCGATTGCCTGCGACGCTGCCGTATCGTGTGGCGACCCAAGGAGCCACGCGCGCCGACCTGCCCGGGGCGACCCGGCACCTGATCACAATGGAAGTGTCTGGCGGTCCGCTCTCGATCGGCCCCAGTCTGTCCTACGCGATTGCCTTGCCGAGCATGGCGGGCCGGCGTGTGACGCTGAGCTACGCGCCGGCGACCTCGACCGATCAGGAGGTGATCGCTGCCCTCTTTCCAGCGCCGCATGCGGACGGGAGCCCCATCCTGCCTGAGGAACTACCCGCCGCCTTTCCGGCATATTTGATCAACCTGACGCCGGAACTGCGCGTCAACGGTGTGGTCGTGGCGACGGGCGAGGCCATTCGCATGGGCACGTCACACGATTTAACTATCATGTTTGCTGATCCCGCTGGAGGCGGGATCAGCCGCGTCGCCCATGCCGTGACAGCGGGAGACTACCTTGCGGTGGTCCTGAATGCGGGTGGCGTCTCGATCAAGGCACTGACGGATCAGCAGGCTCGGTTGGAAGCTCTCAAGGCCAAGATTGAGGCACAGGACGTGGCCGGTATCGCAAAGGACGACCTGATCGGCGATCTCCTGAATAGCGTCATCGTCACGTATTTCTATGAAACAGATGTCCTCGACAAGCTCACGGCCCAGATAATGCGCGCTGTCCACCTGCGTTTGCCGTCTGAAGGCGCCTTTATCTTGAGCCTGAAGACCAACTTTCTCTTCGGTGTTCCGAAATCTGTGAGCCCTGCCGGGATGACCATGGATGTGCCACGGCTGTTCTATACCGTCAAGGCCAGGGATGGAAATCCGAGCACAACCTGGCAATTCGGCCTGGTCGCAGGACCCATGGCCTCGGCGCTGGAGCACTCGGTGCCCGAACAGGTGCTCTCGACCTCGTCGGCGCCGGTCGAGGCTATCTCTGCCGTCAAGGCCTTATCGGTGGCCAACAGCCAAGGGATACCCATTTACACGATCACGCCGCTCAATGCGGCCAGCGTGCTGCCGAACTTGGCGATTCCGGCCCCATTCCTGAACGACATCAAAGATGCCGTCAATGCGGGGAATGTCGTGACCGTGTCGAAAACCATGGTGGTGTTTATTGACTGCTGTATAAGTAATACAATACTCAGCGCAAAAAAGGGGGCAACTCGGAGTGCGTGA
- a CDS encoding IS630 family transposase produces MAAGKKNAARLGAHLAFLDESGFALTPSVRRTWAPRGQTPLVRAWARRDKLSVISALTVSPRRQHLNLYFDVHPKNLQHAEVCAFLRHLLRQLPGPVIVLWDNGRIHKGEPLRALCRAYPRLRLEAFPTYAPELNPDEGVWTATKRTLANGRPDEVVELATHLLDALDALRRSPANLRACITHSELPPFLR; encoded by the coding sequence GTGGCCGCAGGTAAAAAAAACGCCGCGCGGCTGGGGGCCCACCTCGCGTTCCTCGACGAATCGGGCTTCGCGCTGACGCCCAGCGTGCGCCGGACCTGGGCCCCGCGCGGGCAGACGCCGCTCGTGCGCGCCTGGGCCCGTCGCGACAAGCTCTCGGTCATCTCGGCGCTCACGGTCAGTCCGCGCCGCCAGCACCTCAATTTGTACTTCGATGTGCATCCGAAAAATCTCCAACACGCCGAGGTCTGCGCGTTTCTCCGTCACCTGCTGCGGCAGCTGCCGGGCCCGGTGATCGTGCTGTGGGATAACGGGCGGATCCACAAGGGCGAGCCGCTCCGCGCCCTGTGCCGTGCGTACCCGCGTCTGCGCCTGGAAGCCTTCCCCACCTACGCACCAGAACTCAATCCGGACGAAGGCGTCTGGACGGCCACCAAACGCACGCTCGCGAACGGCCGTCCCGATGAGGTTGTCGAACTGGCCACCCATCTGCTGGACGCCCTGGATGCGTTGCGACGGTCCCCAGCGAACCTCCGGGCCTGTATCACGCACTCCGAGTTGCCCCCTTTTTTGCGCTGA
- a CDS encoding CARDB domain-containing protein translates to MSPGTARAQQPAIDAGLAYLRAAQLPTGAWVASVEAETQTTAAAARAFQVLGASEPAVTSAVAWLTAQSFESVEDRANQAEVLAASQADVSTAVATLKVLQQVEGGWGADVTNVFPNEVVDTLAVLRALSAAGAADSATVARALGYLLDAQNADGGWGAARGRASEVFYAAQAVLVLAEFRSTFQLNGSLQSASAFLVAQQHPDGTFGEPSGTTFETALALQALARSIVDPAPSQRAITALLASQAANGSWGDDAYSTALAIRALADIKPNLLVGAATLSAIPATPQDGQAVTLTIPVHNTGLQDASNVLVRFFLGDPNAGGAQIGTDQIIGSIPSGGSAPASITHTFTGTGGRTIFVQVDPANAIAETSEGDNLTPSRLWVATPPDLVLFTADIVPATFTPVPGTAFALEYTVRNLGEAGTGPLTVAVYDGNPSAGGVLLTTQELSSVSGAGSRTSTVGITLTSAVAHTLYVVADSTNQITESSETNNQASVTVQVGATPMAADLAVTPMDITLNPPRPQSGESVQVTARFRNEGTEVASTVTVELFDGAPESGGTLLTSETRTLVPGEEQTLTATWTATAGIHDLYVVLDRANQLVEITETNNQAVLRVMPDLVDLLVSATDLAFTPSHPVIGDLVTFTATVRNLGIRESGAFSVALYDGDPASGGLLLQTYPAPNLLGDANTTVTYTFTAEARTYRFYVVADADGQVTELDEGNNQAMRSLRIKAPGEILGPDLIALKIDVENATTDNQTLAISGSVLVTVQNTGDAKITTPSSVLIFDDTDFDSRYTAGVDTLLGTAGATQTLWPEGATLVTVPLAGAVRFLDAPLHVLVDANDALAETDETNNVMRSGTDCDVRPAQPIQPVVEWKWRGAVGNDFNSTGITMPPAIVNLTDDNGDGRIDNTDIPDLSFIASTDPQGRGTLRALRGDTGAQLFAVRDPDHAPYYIGSLASGDLDGDGLVELVTSKVGAPGLLAFEHDGTLKWDNAALVAAWNQSHLFQQVTTNTNGTPLLADVDADGIPEIVMGGSIINADGSIRCVRDAQSGGGVGSAGWYGPSLADLDGDGRQEIVTGNTAYRPDCTILWRNTSLPDGLTAIANFDDDAAPEVVMVTYATIVGQPAGGKVFQLEHDGTIRWGPVTLRGLEPTAQAAGLGGVPVVADFNGDGRPDIGVSGHDRYFALDADGLVVASYPAPYNQGFGDGFYSAPTVFDLNGDGRPEVLMNKNGYFRIFDGPSGTLLYEERFGAAFNSYQNVVIADVDGDQQAEAVAFGFGWSFSGDGLRVYGAAGNDWVPTRRIRHQPDYHVTNVHDDGTIPSYEAPSWLVHNTYRVQAPVGEVTNPYVAPNLTASYLRAVQTSTGVTLTVRIGNGGAVSAASGTVVAFYDGDPEAGGVLIGTGQTTRALAPGDYQDIFFAWTGASVGERTLVAVVDPNGTRPDCDVTDNRASLNTTIVSILPDLSITGSDVQALGALSEGRLIPVRVTAHNPGGADAPSTAVRVTLGDPTQGGLELGRATLPALAAGASATVDVMWDSLGATGTNYLYAQVDPDQTVSEATTANNTALIAVDLAAPAQPDLTIAQVAVSLPTVPEGEALTVTAHVTNRGADVGGAQVALSLGDPAAGGVSLGMASIPTILAHGQATTVTWSVETLGRSGSHELVALADPGATIPELDESNNQGTATVTVLPSGLAAVVSTNQPSYTANETATITVTLYNSGPARAVDLEVIAEDTSGVLVQTVTDQVGLALGDAETRVITGLTFGTGNTFAGPYRVRARAREAGAVVAEATSAFTILPVVQAEARLVADKQAYSAHEPVTLTTTVTSQSPNHVLTGVTATITVTDPSSAVLFTETRSVLDLLPEARIELKSSVDTGTHPAGLYTASLAVQGADGLSAASQAAFEILSSVAQAAALAGTLDVTPHTIIETEHTTLTYSIQNIGNEIDLPLIQTEVLVVDPDTETAVRTITGEASLNGREVYETSIAFESAGLLPKAYLIVLRGTTAGVTQSLASAGLTIEPSPNTAPTAEAGPDQVGYVGQSIALDGTGSSDPDNDPLTYAWRFVAIPTASQLTDASLAGAATPTPSFVPDADGTYELGLIVHDGTVSSPEDRVFAFVNPPVEVDLHPETINLKSQGGSKSLTAELESYVLSAFAPLTAPDSVTVTASFELTIQYVDAAGQTVVFTIPNEEYPGDDRVEAEDEDQNGIADEYELTLKFPRSLFVAGFTDAQGALRITEHTEVTATLIGNGLVIGRDTARVLPP, encoded by the coding sequence ATGAGTCCTGGCACGGCGCGCGCCCAGCAGCCCGCCATCGACGCTGGTCTGGCCTACCTGCGCGCGGCGCAACTGCCAACTGGCGCATGGGTGGCTAGCGTGGAGGCGGAAACGCAGACCACTGCGGCGGCCGCCCGGGCCTTTCAGGTTTTAGGTGCGTCAGAGCCGGCGGTGACGAGCGCCGTCGCGTGGCTGACGGCGCAGTCCTTTGAATCGGTGGAAGACCGGGCAAACCAGGCCGAGGTGCTAGCGGCTTCCCAAGCCGATGTGTCGACTGCCGTTGCCACGCTGAAGGTCTTGCAGCAGGTCGAGGGTGGGTGGGGAGCAGACGTGACCAACGTGTTCCCTAATGAGGTTGTTGATACGCTGGCCGTGCTGCGCGCGCTGAGCGCGGCGGGTGCGGCGGATTCGGCCACCGTCGCACGGGCGTTGGGCTATTTGTTGGATGCCCAGAATGCCGACGGCGGCTGGGGCGCGGCGCGGGGGCGGGCCAGCGAGGTGTTCTATGCCGCGCAGGCGGTGCTCGTGCTCGCCGAGTTTCGCTCGACGTTCCAGCTCAACGGTTCGCTGCAATCGGCGAGTGCGTTTCTCGTTGCCCAGCAACATCCCGACGGCACCTTTGGCGAGCCGAGCGGCACGACGTTTGAGACCGCGCTTGCGCTGCAGGCCTTGGCGCGGTCGATCGTGGACCCGGCCCCCAGCCAACGGGCCATCACAGCGCTCCTGGCGAGCCAGGCTGCCAATGGGAGCTGGGGCGACGATGCCTACTCTACGGCACTGGCCATTCGGGCGTTGGCCGATATCAAGCCCAACCTGCTCGTCGGCGCGGCGACGCTTTCGGCCATACCAGCGACCCCGCAAGACGGCCAGGCTGTGACCCTCACCATCCCGGTGCACAACACCGGGTTACAAGACGCCAGCAACGTGCTCGTCCGGTTCTTCCTCGGCGATCCCAACGCCGGCGGCGCGCAGATCGGGACGGATCAGATCATCGGATCGATCCCTTCAGGTGGTTCGGCGCCAGCATCCATCACCCACACGTTTACCGGCACGGGCGGCCGCACCATCTTCGTCCAAGTCGATCCGGCCAATGCCATCGCCGAAACGTCCGAAGGTGACAACCTCACCCCCAGCCGCCTCTGGGTGGCCACTCCGCCGGATCTCGTGCTCTTCACTGCGGACATCGTGCCTGCGACCTTCACCCCGGTACCCGGTACCGCCTTTGCTCTGGAATACACCGTGCGTAACCTGGGCGAGGCGGGCACTGGGCCATTGACCGTGGCCGTGTACGACGGCAATCCGAGTGCGGGTGGGGTATTGCTCACGACTCAAGAACTCTCAAGTGTCAGTGGGGCGGGGAGTCGGACTAGTACGGTGGGCATCACGCTGACTTCGGCGGTGGCGCACACGTTGTATGTTGTCGCGGACTCCACCAACCAGATCACCGAGTCGTCCGAGACCAACAACCAGGCCTCGGTCACCGTGCAAGTCGGCGCCACGCCCATGGCCGCGGACCTCGCGGTCACGCCGATGGACATCACCTTGAACCCGCCCAGGCCGCAGAGCGGTGAGAGCGTGCAAGTCACGGCGCGGTTCCGCAACGAAGGCACCGAAGTCGCGAGCACTGTCACGGTCGAACTGTTCGACGGCGCGCCGGAATCGGGCGGAACGCTGCTCACGAGCGAGACACGGACGCTGGTGCCGGGCGAAGAGCAGACCCTCACCGCGACCTGGACCGCCACAGCCGGGATTCATGACCTCTACGTGGTGCTGGATCGGGCCAACCAACTCGTCGAGATCACGGAGACCAACAACCAGGCGGTCCTGCGTGTCATGCCCGATTTGGTCGACCTCCTGGTCTCGGCCACGGACCTGGCCTTTACGCCAAGCCATCCCGTGATCGGCGATCTGGTGACTTTCACCGCCACGGTGCGCAACCTCGGCATCCGAGAGAGCGGCGCGTTCAGCGTGGCGCTCTACGACGGCGATCCGGCCAGCGGCGGCCTGCTCCTGCAGACGTATCCCGCGCCCAACCTGCTGGGCGACGCCAACACCACCGTGACGTACACCTTCACCGCCGAAGCCCGCACGTATCGCTTCTACGTAGTGGCAGACGCGGACGGCCAGGTCACCGAGCTGGACGAGGGCAACAACCAGGCCATGCGCTCGCTGCGCATCAAAGCCCCGGGCGAAATTCTGGGACCGGATCTCATCGCGCTGAAGATCGATGTCGAAAACGCGACCACTGACAACCAGACCCTGGCCATCAGCGGCAGTGTCTTGGTGACCGTGCAGAACACGGGCGACGCCAAGATCACCACGCCGTCCTCGGTTCTGATCTTCGACGACACGGACTTCGACAGCCGCTACACCGCGGGCGTGGATACGCTCCTCGGCACCGCGGGCGCGACCCAGACCCTCTGGCCCGAGGGCGCGACATTGGTAACCGTGCCGCTGGCCGGCGCGGTCCGCTTCCTGGACGCGCCGCTGCACGTCCTGGTGGACGCGAACGATGCCTTGGCCGAGACCGACGAGACCAACAATGTGATGCGCTCGGGCACGGACTGCGACGTGCGACCGGCGCAGCCGATCCAGCCGGTGGTGGAGTGGAAGTGGCGGGGAGCGGTTGGAAACGATTTCAATTCGACCGGGATCACCATGCCGCCAGCGATCGTGAACCTCACAGATGATAACGGCGATGGGCGGATCGATAACACGGACATTCCCGACCTGTCGTTCATCGCCAGCACCGATCCTCAGGGACGCGGGACGCTCCGGGCATTGCGCGGCGACACCGGGGCGCAACTCTTTGCTGTGCGGGATCCAGATCATGCGCCGTATTACATCGGGTCCCTGGCCTCCGGGGATTTAGATGGGGACGGGCTAGTCGAGTTGGTGACGTCCAAAGTAGGGGCGCCTGGGCTGCTTGCCTTTGAACACGACGGGACCCTGAAATGGGACAATGCGGCTCTGGTCGCGGCCTGGAATCAATCGCATCTGTTCCAGCAGGTCACGACAAACACAAACGGCACGCCATTGCTGGCCGATGTCGACGCGGATGGCATCCCGGAGATCGTGATGGGCGGGAGCATCATCAACGCCGACGGCTCCATCCGATGCGTGCGCGACGCCCAGTCAGGCGGTGGCGTCGGATCTGCCGGTTGGTATGGGCCCAGTCTTGCGGATCTGGATGGCGATGGACGCCAGGAGATCGTGACCGGCAATACCGCGTATCGGCCCGACTGTACGATCCTGTGGCGGAATACCAGCCTCCCGGACGGGCTGACCGCCATCGCCAATTTCGATGACGATGCCGCTCCGGAAGTCGTCATGGTTACGTACGCAACGATCGTGGGACAACCTGCCGGGGGCAAAGTGTTTCAGTTGGAGCACGACGGCACGATCCGCTGGGGGCCGGTGACGCTCCGGGGCCTGGAACCCACGGCCCAGGCTGCCGGACTGGGGGGAGTACCGGTCGTGGCGGATTTCAATGGAGACGGGCGACCCGATATCGGCGTAAGCGGTCACGATCGCTATTTTGCGCTCGATGCGGACGGCCTCGTGGTCGCAAGTTATCCGGCTCCGTATAACCAAGGATTCGGGGACGGATTCTACTCAGCGCCGACGGTGTTCGATCTCAACGGGGACGGCCGGCCCGAGGTCCTGATGAACAAGAACGGCTATTTCCGGATCTTCGACGGCCCCAGCGGGACCCTGCTCTACGAAGAGCGCTTTGGGGCGGCGTTCAATAGCTATCAGAACGTGGTGATCGCGGACGTGGACGGCGATCAGCAGGCCGAGGCCGTGGCGTTCGGTTTCGGGTGGTCCTTCAGCGGCGACGGGCTGCGCGTCTACGGCGCCGCCGGGAACGATTGGGTGCCCACCCGCCGGATTCGCCATCAGCCCGACTATCACGTCACCAACGTCCACGACGACGGCACCATCCCATCGTACGAAGCCCCGAGCTGGCTGGTGCACAACACCTACCGTGTCCAGGCGCCGGTCGGCGAGGTCACGAATCCGTACGTGGCCCCCAATCTGACCGCCTCGTACCTGCGCGCAGTGCAAACCAGCACAGGCGTGACGCTGACCGTGCGTATCGGCAACGGCGGGGCCGTGTCTGCGGCCTCGGGCACGGTCGTCGCCTTCTACGACGGCGATCCCGAGGCGGGTGGCGTGCTCATCGGCACGGGCCAGACCACGCGGGCCTTGGCGCCTGGCGACTATCAGGACATCTTCTTCGCATGGACTGGGGCGAGCGTGGGGGAACGGACGCTCGTGGCGGTGGTGGATCCGAACGGCACGCGACCGGACTGCGACGTGACGGACAACCGCGCGAGCCTGAATACCACAATCGTTTCCATTCTGCCTGACCTGAGCATCACCGGGAGCGACGTGCAGGCGTTGGGGGCGCTCTCTGAGGGCCGCCTCATCCCGGTGCGCGTGACCGCGCACAACCCAGGCGGGGCGGATGCGCCGAGTACAGCGGTTCGCGTGACCCTGGGCGATCCCACGCAGGGCGGCTTGGAGCTAGGCCGAGCCACACTGCCGGCCCTGGCTGCTGGCGCGAGCGCCACGGTGGACGTCATGTGGGACAGCCTGGGCGCGACCGGCACGAACTACCTCTACGCCCAGGTGGATCCCGATCAGACGGTCAGCGAAGCGACCACCGCCAACAACACGGCGCTCATTGCCGTGGACCTGGCTGCCCCGGCGCAGCCTGATCTGACCATCGCGCAGGTCGCGGTCTCTTTGCCCACCGTCCCTGAGGGTGAGGCCCTGACGGTCACGGCTCACGTGACGAACCGCGGCGCGGACGTGGGAGGCGCGCAGGTGGCGCTGTCCCTGGGCGATCCCGCCGCGGGCGGCGTCAGCCTGGGCATGGCGTCCATTCCCACCATCCTGGCGCATGGCCAGGCCACGACCGTGACCTGGTCGGTCGAGACGCTGGGCCGATCGGGTAGCCACGAACTGGTCGCTCTCGCTGACCCCGGCGCCACGATCCCGGAGCTCGATGAGAGCAACAACCAGGGCACGGCGACCGTCACGGTCCTGCCCAGCGGGCTCGCTGCGGTCGTCAGCACCAACCAGCCGTCGTACACCGCAAACGAGACCGCAACGATTACCGTAACCCTGTACAACTCAGGGCCCGCGCGCGCCGTGGATCTGGAGGTGATCGCCGAAGATACGTCGGGTGTCCTGGTGCAGACCGTGACCGATCAGGTCGGGCTGGCCCTGGGCGACGCTGAAACGCGGGTCATCACCGGCCTGACGTTTGGCACCGGCAACACGTTCGCGGGCCCCTACCGGGTCCGGGCGCGCGCGCGCGAGGCCGGCGCGGTGGTGGCCGAGGCGACGAGCGCCTTCACCATCCTTCCGGTGGTGCAGGCCGAGGCGCGGCTGGTCGCGGACAAACAAGCCTACTCCGCGCACGAACCCGTCACCCTCACTACGACCGTGACCAGCCAGAGCCCCAACCACGTGCTGACCGGCGTGACCGCGACCATCACTGTGACCGATCCCAGCAGTGCGGTCCTTTTCACCGAGACACGATCAGTCCTGGATCTGCTGCCCGAGGCCCGTATCGAGCTCAAGAGCTCCGTCGACACCGGCACGCACCCCGCCGGGCTGTACACCGCCTCGCTCGCGGTCCAGGGCGCGGACGGCTTATCGGCTGCAAGCCAGGCCGCGTTTGAAATCCTCTCCAGCGTGGCCCAGGCCGCGGCCCTGGCGGGAACCCTCGACGTCACGCCGCACACGATCATCGAGACCGAGCACACGACCCTGACGTACTCCATCCAAAACATCGGCAATGAGATCGATCTGCCGCTGATCCAGACGGAGGTGCTGGTCGTGGATCCGGACACCGAAACGGCCGTACGCACCATCACCGGTGAGGCGTCCCTCAACGGCCGGGAAGTCTATGAGACCTCCATTGCGTTCGAGAGCGCGGGCCTACTGCCCAAGGCGTACCTGATCGTGCTGCGCGGCACCACCGCGGGGGTGACCCAGTCGCTGGCGAGCGCGGGACTCACGATCGAGCCCAGCCCCAACACCGCGCCCACCGCGGAGGCGGGACCGGATCAGGTCGGGTACGTGGGGCAGTCGATCGCCTTGGACGGGACCGGGAGCAGCGATCCGGACAATGATCCGCTAACCTACGCGTGGCGATTCGTTGCGATTCCGACGGCGAGCCAACTCACGGATGCGTCGCTGGCCGGCGCCGCCACGCCCACGCCGTCGTTCGTGCCGGATGCGGACGGCACGTATGAGCTCGGACTGATCGTGCATGACGGCACGGTGTCGAGTCCGGAGGACCGCGTCTTCGCGTTCGTCAATCCGCCGGTCGAGGTGGACCTGCATCCGGAGACCATCAACCTCAAGAGCCAGGGCGGATCGAAATCATTGACCGCGGAGTTGGAGTCCTATGTGCTGTCCGCGTTCGCGCCGTTGACCGCGCCCGACAGCGTCACGGTGACCGCCTCGTTCGAGTTGACCATCCAGTACGTGGACGCGGCGGGCCAGACCGTGGTCTTCACCATTCCGAACGAAGAGTACCCCGGCGACGATCGGGTCGAGGCGGAGGACGAAGACCAAAACGGAATCGCGGACGAGTACGAACTGACGCTCAAGTTCCCGCGCAGCCTGTTTGTCGCGGGCTTCACCGATGCCCAGGGGGCGCTCCGGATCACCGAGCACACCGAGGTGACCGCCACCCTGATCGGGAACGGCCTGGTGATCGGCCGGGATACGGCTCGGGTGCTCCCTCCGTAG
- a CDS encoding winged helix-turn-helix domain-containing protein, producing the protein MRPKGSAAQLEARRHLALKLLDEGLSLNEVGRKLGCAPSSVMHWRNARRRGGRRALKVRPTPGRPPRLTPTQHRRLLRLLLQGAMAHGFRTELWTTQRIADLIGRVFRIRYHRDHVGRLLHRLGWSAQKPERRALERDEAAIARWKQTRWPQVKKTPRGWGPTSRSSTNRASR; encoded by the coding sequence ATGCGTCCGAAAGGTTCTGCCGCACAACTGGAAGCCCGCCGCCATCTGGCCCTCAAGCTGTTGGATGAGGGGCTGTCCCTCAACGAAGTGGGTCGGAAACTGGGGTGTGCCCCGAGTTCGGTCATGCATTGGCGCAATGCCCGGCGCCGCGGTGGCCGGCGGGCCCTCAAGGTCCGCCCGACCCCGGGACGTCCGCCGCGGCTCACGCCCACGCAGCACCGCCGATTGCTCCGCCTGCTCCTGCAAGGGGCCATGGCCCACGGCTTTCGCACGGAGCTGTGGACCACGCAGCGCATCGCCGACCTGATCGGCCGCGTCTTTCGCATTCGCTATCATCGCGATCATGTCGGCCGTCTGCTGCATCGCCTCGGGTGGAGTGCCCAGAAGCCGGAGCGCCGAGCCCTGGAACGGGACGAAGCGGCCATTGCGCGGTGGAAGCAGACGCGGTGGCCGCAGGTAAAAAAAACGCCGCGCGGCTGGGGGCCCACCTCGCGTTCCTCGACGAATCGGGCTTCGCGCTGA